In Cyprinus carpio isolate SPL01 chromosome B7, ASM1834038v1, whole genome shotgun sequence, a genomic segment contains:
- the LOC109093112 gene encoding protein GOLM2-like isoform X1, with amino-acid sequence MIGFGANRRGGRLPSFILIFLLVIIVILSFNYWSVSTKHGRLLDDLAEMQTQVKRTDAARSRLEKRNSELMMQVDTHRKQIDQKDGDYSVLESKLQARDALVKACTDEKNKLQNDVSAQMSEIHRLKEQVKELRQEVIRQEDQLREVRKNSTNLEKKLEYESLQCGRQIAELKAEYEESKKRVEEEAAKLRLSLLENRKVDTGGRQVEVDLDHSIKRKEEDTAERHTVPARRNDGPLLKDDMGKPGSDAGMPGIEDSEVGKIEDAQFALKKPAITPQKHMEPAEAAALLKEERGGFGAGAGAGARPGDDLARGEPLDRPDMPHDENLHFGNNDIPLQQQLPKPVVDKPMLLDKDNKAAIKADEFGEQHRQLGAEGLKAEGVGLPPPPKPAQVLPKHIDQHNGRDPAPADLPRHRQSRFFDENESPVDPQHGNKLADYNGDDGNVGEYEADKQAELAYNEEEDGDGGEEDVQDDEDREAPGERAVDYGKRHQAIDVL; translated from the exons ATGATCGGCTTCGGCGCGAATCGACGTGGGGGTCGCCTCCCGTCCTTCATCCTGATTTTTTTATTGGTGATTATCGTCATTCTGTCGTTTAACTACTGGAGCGTGTCCACTAAGCACGGGCGGCTGCTGGACGATCTGGCCGAGATGCAGACGCAGGTGAAGCGCACGGACGCGGCGCGCTCGCGCCTGGAGAAGAGAAACTCCGAGCTGATGATGCAGGTGGACACTCACCGGAAACAGATCGACCAGAAGGACGGAGACTACAGCGTGCTGGAGAGCAAACTGCAGGCCAGGGATGCGCTGGTCAAAGCCTGCACCGATGAGAAG AATAAGCTGCAAAATGATGTCAGCGCCCAGATGTCAGAGATTCACAGACTGAAAG AGCAGGTAAAGGAGTTGAGACAGGAGGTCATTCGACAGGAAGACCAACTGAGGGAAGTGCGGAAAAACAGCACCAATTTGGAAAAGAAGCTAGAATATGAAAG CTTGCAGTGTGGCCGACAAATAGCTGAGCTGAAGGCAGAATATGAAGAAAGCAAGAAAAGAGTAGAAGAAGAGGCAGCAAAACTCAGACTG AGTTTATTAGAGAATCGAAAAGTGGACACAGGAGGTCGGCAGGTGGAGGTGGATCTTGATCATTCCATCAAAAGAAAAGAGGAGGACACTGCAGAGCGCCACACAGTGCCTGCACGGCGAAATGATGGCCCACTTCTTAAAG ATGATATGGGTAAACCTGGTAGCGATGCTGGAATGCCTGGCATTGAGGACAGTGAAGTAGGCAAGATAGAAGATGCACAGTTTG CCCTAAAGAAGCCAGCCATCACGCCGCAGAAGCACATGGAGCCCGCAGAAGCTGCGGCATTGCTGAAGGAGGAGAGGGGAGGGTtcggagctggagctggagctggcGCCAGACCAGGGGATGATTTGGCCCGCGGGGAACCGCTGGACCGACCAGACATGCCCCATGATGAAAACCTGCATTTTGGGAACAACGACATACCTTtacagcaacagcttccaaagCCGGTGGTGGACAAACCCATGCTGTTAGACAAAGATAATAAGGCAGCCATAAAGGCAGATGAGTTTGGGGAGCAGCACAGACAGCTGGGAG CTGAGGGTTTAAAGGCAGAGGGAGTTGGACTTCCTCCTCCTCCTAAACCAGCTCAGGTCCTTCCCAAACACATTGACCAGCACAATGGCAGAGATCCTGCGCCTGCTGACCTTCCACGTCACCGTCAGA GCCGTTTCTTTGATGAAAATGAGTCCCCTGTAGATCCGCAACACGGCAATAAGCTGGCGGACTATAACGGGGATGATGGCAACGTGGGTGAGTATGAGGCGGACAAGCAGGCCGAGCTGGCCTACAATGAGGAAGAGGATGGTGATGGTGGGGAGGAAGATGTCCAAG ACGATGAAGATCGGGAGGCTCCAGGTGAAAGGGCTGTGGATTATGGAAAGCGACATCAAGCCATTGACGTCCTGTAG
- the LOC109093112 gene encoding protein GOLM2-like isoform X2 yields MIGFGANRRGGRLPSFILIFLLVIIVILSFNYWSVSTKHGRLLDDLAEMQTQVKRTDAARSRLEKRNSELMMQVDTHRKQIDQKDGDYSVLESKLQARDALVKACTDEKNKLQNDVSAQMSEIHRLKEQVKELRQEVIRQEDQLREVRKNSTNLEKKLEYESLQCGRQIAELKAEYEESKKRVEEEAAKLRLSLLENRKVDTGGRQVEVDLDHSIKRKEEDTAERHTVPARRNDGPLLKDDMGKPGSDAGMPGIEDSEVGKIEDAQFALKKPAITPQKHMEPAEAAALLKEERGGFGAGAGAGARPGDDLARGEPLDRPDMPHDENLHFGNNDIPLQQQLPKPVVDKPMLLDKDNKAAIKADEFGEQHRQLGAEGLKAEGVGLPPPPKPAQVLPKHIDQHNGRDPAPADLPRHRQNDEDREAPGERAVDYGKRHQAIDVL; encoded by the exons ATGATCGGCTTCGGCGCGAATCGACGTGGGGGTCGCCTCCCGTCCTTCATCCTGATTTTTTTATTGGTGATTATCGTCATTCTGTCGTTTAACTACTGGAGCGTGTCCACTAAGCACGGGCGGCTGCTGGACGATCTGGCCGAGATGCAGACGCAGGTGAAGCGCACGGACGCGGCGCGCTCGCGCCTGGAGAAGAGAAACTCCGAGCTGATGATGCAGGTGGACACTCACCGGAAACAGATCGACCAGAAGGACGGAGACTACAGCGTGCTGGAGAGCAAACTGCAGGCCAGGGATGCGCTGGTCAAAGCCTGCACCGATGAGAAG AATAAGCTGCAAAATGATGTCAGCGCCCAGATGTCAGAGATTCACAGACTGAAAG AGCAGGTAAAGGAGTTGAGACAGGAGGTCATTCGACAGGAAGACCAACTGAGGGAAGTGCGGAAAAACAGCACCAATTTGGAAAAGAAGCTAGAATATGAAAG CTTGCAGTGTGGCCGACAAATAGCTGAGCTGAAGGCAGAATATGAAGAAAGCAAGAAAAGAGTAGAAGAAGAGGCAGCAAAACTCAGACTG AGTTTATTAGAGAATCGAAAAGTGGACACAGGAGGTCGGCAGGTGGAGGTGGATCTTGATCATTCCATCAAAAGAAAAGAGGAGGACACTGCAGAGCGCCACACAGTGCCTGCACGGCGAAATGATGGCCCACTTCTTAAAG ATGATATGGGTAAACCTGGTAGCGATGCTGGAATGCCTGGCATTGAGGACAGTGAAGTAGGCAAGATAGAAGATGCACAGTTTG CCCTAAAGAAGCCAGCCATCACGCCGCAGAAGCACATGGAGCCCGCAGAAGCTGCGGCATTGCTGAAGGAGGAGAGGGGAGGGTtcggagctggagctggagctggcGCCAGACCAGGGGATGATTTGGCCCGCGGGGAACCGCTGGACCGACCAGACATGCCCCATGATGAAAACCTGCATTTTGGGAACAACGACATACCTTtacagcaacagcttccaaagCCGGTGGTGGACAAACCCATGCTGTTAGACAAAGATAATAAGGCAGCCATAAAGGCAGATGAGTTTGGGGAGCAGCACAGACAGCTGGGAG CTGAGGGTTTAAAGGCAGAGGGAGTTGGACTTCCTCCTCCTCCTAAACCAGCTCAGGTCCTTCCCAAACACATTGACCAGCACAATGGCAGAGATCCTGCGCCTGCTGACCTTCCACGTCACCGTCAGA ACGATGAAGATCGGGAGGCTCCAGGTGAAAGGGCTGTGGATTATGGAAAGCGACATCAAGCCATTGACGTCCTGTAG